Proteins encoded in a region of the Dromaius novaehollandiae isolate bDroNov1 chromosome 18, bDroNov1.hap1, whole genome shotgun sequence genome:
- the FADS6 gene encoding fatty acid desaturase 6 isoform X1 → MKAAFRNGLRRWISAIAHLHSLSSPSCPAPPFSKLLPPGTGALRSRTRTRRPAGCLAMDSAAGAPGLGRATPAENGTPREEKQPDAPNGVLQPPRRAVQGGTPAPGQPQPGGGGTEVTARGREDGDASSEEPGQGRREEALMAELSELVQEVVKSSSWWERHGVDICIITLSFLLLPAGFLCLRSAHAIPFLAGIVILGVVHHTLTVKGSHLASHNALTESKSWGKVWALFFIELCAAFTAEQATYNHVKMHHGYTNVIGLGDSSTWKLPFLNRYVYMFIAPLAVPVLTPLVALHLLRNVKLKTALRTICFMLLGLYSHYWILLHVSGFRSAWSALLCMLVTRALLAHPYTHVNIFQHIGLPMFAADRKPKRIQLMSLGVLNLPRNALLEWSFGHSLISCHVEHHLFPGLSDNMCLKIKPIVSQYLRKKQLPYNEDSYVSRLRLFLQKYEELMVHAPPITELVGIQ, encoded by the exons ATGAAGGCTGCTTTTAGAAACGGGCTGCGAAGGTGGATTAGCGCAATTGCTCATCTGCATTCGCTCTCCTCCCCATCCTGCCCCGCTCCTCCCTTCTCCAAATTGCTCCCGCCTGGGACTGGCGCGCTGCGGAGCCGGACCCGGACCCGCAGGCCGGCAGGCTGCCTTGCCATGGATagcgccgcgggagcccccgggctGGG CAGGGCGACGCCGGCGGAGAACGGGACCCCGCGGGAGGAGAAGCAGCCGGATGCCCCCAACGGGGTGCTGCAGCCCCCGAGGAGGGCGGTGCAGGGGGGcaccccggccccggggcagccccagcccggcggcGGTGGGACGGAGGTGACGGCGAGGGGCCGGGAGGATGGAGACGCGTCCTCGGAGGAGCCGGGGCAGGGGCGGCGCGAGGAAGCCCTCATGGCCGAGCTCTCGGAGCTGGTGCAGGAGGTGgtgaagagcagcagctggtgggAGAGGCACGGCGTGGACATCTGCATCATCACCCTCAGCTTCCTCCTGCTGCCCGCGG GGTTCCTGTGCCTGCGGTCAGCCCACGCCATCCCCTTCCTGGCCGGCATCGTCATCCTCGGCGTGGTGCACCACACGCTGACCGTGAAGGGCAGCCACCTGGCCAGCCACAACGCCTTGACAGAGTCCAAGTCCTGGGGCAAAGTGTGGGCCCTCTTCTTCATCGAG ctCTGTGCAGCTTTCACGGCTGAGCAGGCCACCTACAACCACGTGAAGATGCACCACGGCTACACCAACGTCATTGGCCTGGGAGACTCCAGCACCTGGAAGCTTCCTTTCCTCAACCGCTACGTCTACATGTTCATCGCGCCTCTCGCAGTGCCTGTCTTAACCCCTCTCGTCGCGCTGC ACTTGCTGAGGAACGTCAAGTTGAAAACAGCTCTCCGGACCATTTGCTTCATGCTTCTGGGTCTTTATTCCCATTACTGGATTCTGCTCCACGTCTCGGGTTTCCGGTCTGCCTGGTCTGCCCTGCTCTGCATGCTGGTCACCCGCGCCCTCCTTGCGCATCCCTATACCCACGTGAACATCTTCCAG CACATCGGCCTCCCCATGTTCGCGGCCGATAGGAAGCCCAAGCGGATTCAGCTCATGAGCCTCGGCGTGCTGAACCTGCCCCGCAACGCCCTGCTCGAGTGGTCCTTCGGCCACTCGCTCATCAGCTGCCACGTGGAGCATCACCTCTTCCCCGGCCTCTCCGACAACATGTGCCTGAAG ATCAAACCCATCGTCTCCCAGTACCTGAGGAAGAAGCAGCTGCCGTACAATGAGGACTCCTACGTGTCCCGGCTCCGGCTCTTCCTGCAGAAATACGAGGAGCTGATGGTGCACGCTCCCCCCATAACGGAGCTGGTGGGCATCCAGTGA
- the FADS6 gene encoding fatty acid desaturase 6 isoform X2 → MKAAFRNGLRRWISAIAHLHSLSSPSCPAPPFSKLLPPGTGALRSRTRTRRPAGCLAMDSAAGAPGLGATPAENGTPREEKQPDAPNGVLQPPRRAVQGGTPAPGQPQPGGGGTEVTARGREDGDASSEEPGQGRREEALMAELSELVQEVVKSSSWWERHGVDICIITLSFLLLPAGFLCLRSAHAIPFLAGIVILGVVHHTLTVKGSHLASHNALTESKSWGKVWALFFIELCAAFTAEQATYNHVKMHHGYTNVIGLGDSSTWKLPFLNRYVYMFIAPLAVPVLTPLVALHLLRNVKLKTALRTICFMLLGLYSHYWILLHVSGFRSAWSALLCMLVTRALLAHPYTHVNIFQHIGLPMFAADRKPKRIQLMSLGVLNLPRNALLEWSFGHSLISCHVEHHLFPGLSDNMCLKIKPIVSQYLRKKQLPYNEDSYVSRLRLFLQKYEELMVHAPPITELVGIQ, encoded by the exons ATGAAGGCTGCTTTTAGAAACGGGCTGCGAAGGTGGATTAGCGCAATTGCTCATCTGCATTCGCTCTCCTCCCCATCCTGCCCCGCTCCTCCCTTCTCCAAATTGCTCCCGCCTGGGACTGGCGCGCTGCGGAGCCGGACCCGGACCCGCAGGCCGGCAGGCTGCCTTGCCATGGATagcgccgcgggagcccccgggctGGG GGCGACGCCGGCGGAGAACGGGACCCCGCGGGAGGAGAAGCAGCCGGATGCCCCCAACGGGGTGCTGCAGCCCCCGAGGAGGGCGGTGCAGGGGGGcaccccggccccggggcagccccagcccggcggcGGTGGGACGGAGGTGACGGCGAGGGGCCGGGAGGATGGAGACGCGTCCTCGGAGGAGCCGGGGCAGGGGCGGCGCGAGGAAGCCCTCATGGCCGAGCTCTCGGAGCTGGTGCAGGAGGTGgtgaagagcagcagctggtgggAGAGGCACGGCGTGGACATCTGCATCATCACCCTCAGCTTCCTCCTGCTGCCCGCGG GGTTCCTGTGCCTGCGGTCAGCCCACGCCATCCCCTTCCTGGCCGGCATCGTCATCCTCGGCGTGGTGCACCACACGCTGACCGTGAAGGGCAGCCACCTGGCCAGCCACAACGCCTTGACAGAGTCCAAGTCCTGGGGCAAAGTGTGGGCCCTCTTCTTCATCGAG ctCTGTGCAGCTTTCACGGCTGAGCAGGCCACCTACAACCACGTGAAGATGCACCACGGCTACACCAACGTCATTGGCCTGGGAGACTCCAGCACCTGGAAGCTTCCTTTCCTCAACCGCTACGTCTACATGTTCATCGCGCCTCTCGCAGTGCCTGTCTTAACCCCTCTCGTCGCGCTGC ACTTGCTGAGGAACGTCAAGTTGAAAACAGCTCTCCGGACCATTTGCTTCATGCTTCTGGGTCTTTATTCCCATTACTGGATTCTGCTCCACGTCTCGGGTTTCCGGTCTGCCTGGTCTGCCCTGCTCTGCATGCTGGTCACCCGCGCCCTCCTTGCGCATCCCTATACCCACGTGAACATCTTCCAG CACATCGGCCTCCCCATGTTCGCGGCCGATAGGAAGCCCAAGCGGATTCAGCTCATGAGCCTCGGCGTGCTGAACCTGCCCCGCAACGCCCTGCTCGAGTGGTCCTTCGGCCACTCGCTCATCAGCTGCCACGTGGAGCATCACCTCTTCCCCGGCCTCTCCGACAACATGTGCCTGAAG ATCAAACCCATCGTCTCCCAGTACCTGAGGAAGAAGCAGCTGCCGTACAATGAGGACTCCTACGTGTCCCGGCTCCGGCTCTTCCTGCAGAAATACGAGGAGCTGATGGTGCACGCTCCCCCCATAACGGAGCTGGTGGGCATCCAGTGA
- the FDXR gene encoding NADPH:adrenodoxin oxidoreductase, mitochondrial isoform X1 encodes MGPGGACWRGGGVPGGLKRWLSSQGLAPRVCVVGSGPAGFYTAQHILKHHDLARVDIYEKLPVPFGLVRFGVAPDHPEVKNVINTFTHTARSDRCAYYGNITVGRDVTVGELQQAYHAVVLSYGAEDNRVLGIPGENLSGVYSARAFVGWYNGLPENRDLKPDLSCETVLVLGHGNVALDVARILLSPLDLLRKTDITDSSLAALACSKVKRVWLVGRRGPLQVAFTIKELREMINLPGARPVLDPADFTGLGNAVKDAPRPRKRLTELMIKTALEKPGEKMVAARVAAAQAAAAREWGLRFQRSPQEVLPTADGRRARGVRMALTRLEGSGDSAKAIPTGEVEELECGLVLSSIGYRSLPLDPAVPFDPQRGVIPNSSGRVEGAPGLYCSGWVKRGPTGVIITTMNDSFDTAQSVLEDLQAGVLDVSVSREGFGAVGSILRSRGVRPVSFSEWEKIDAAEVARGKAAGKPREKIVDPEEMLQLIGH; translated from the exons ATGGGGCCAGGCGGCGCGTGCTGGAGGGGTGGCGGCGTCCCGGGTG GTTTGAAGCGGTGGCTGTCATCACAGGGCCTGGCTCCTCGTGTCTGCGTGGTAGGCAGCGGTCCTGCGGGGTTTTACACGGCTCAGCACATCCTCAAG CACCATGACCTGGCACGAGTGGATATCTATGAGAAGCTGCCTGTTCCTTTTGGGCTCGTCCGTTTTGGCGTGGCACCAGACCACCCTGAAGTAAAG AATGTAATCAACACGTTCACGCACACGGCGCGCTCGGACCGCTGCGCCTACTACGGGAACATCACGGTGGGCAGGGACGTCACGGTGGGAGAGCTGCAGCAGGCCTATCATGCCGTGGTGCTG AGTTACGGTGCTGAAGATAACCGGGTCCTGGGGATCCCAGGGGAAAATCTCTCTGGGGTTTATTCGGCCCGAGCGTTTGTGGGCTGGTACAACGGGCTGCCCGAGAACCGAGAT CTGAAGCCTGACCTGAGCTGTGAGACAGTGCTGGTTCTGGGCCATGGCAATGTGGCACTGGATGTTGCCCGGATTCTCCTGTCCCCACTGGATCTCCTCAGG AAgactgacatcactgacagctcCTTGGCAGCTCTTGCCTGCAGCAAGGTGAAGCGCGTGTGGCTCGTTGGGAGGAGGGGACCTCTCCAGGTTGCTTTCACCATCAAG GAGCTGCGGGAGATGATAAACTTGCCTGGTGCCAGACCTGTCTTGGACCCTGCTGATTTCACAGGCCTTGGAAATGCTGTTAAAG ATGCCCCCAGGCCCAGGAAGCGGCTTACTGAGCTGATGATCAAAACAGCCTTGGAGAAGCCCGGGGAGAAGATGGTGGCAGCACGGGTGGCGGCGGCACAGGCAGCGGCGGCCCGGGAATGGGGCTTGAGGTTCCAGCGCAGCCCCCAGGAGGTGCTGCCCACTGCTGACGGGAGGCGGGCGAGGGGCGTCCGCATGGCCCTGACCCGGCTGGAG GGCTCGGGTGACTCTGCCAAAGCCATCCCCACTGGAGAGGTGGAGGAGCTTGAGTGTGGACTGGTCCTCAGCAGCATCGGCTAccggagcctgcccctggacccGGCTGTACCCTTCGATCCTCAGCGCGGCGTCATCCCCAACAGCTCGGGCAGGGTGGAGGGTGCTCCAG GTCTGTACTGCAGCGGGTGGGTGAAGAGAGGACCCACAGGAGTCATCATCACCACCATGAACGACAGCTTTGACACTGCCCAGTCTGTGCTGGAGGACCTCCAGGCGGGCGTGCTGGACGTGTCTGTCTCCAGAGAAGGCTTCGGGGCCGTGGGGAGCATCCTACGCAGCCGAG GTGTCCGTCCTGTTTCCTTCTCGGAGTGGGAGAAGATAGATGCTGCCGAAGTGGCAAGAGGAAAAGCTGCTGGCAAACCCCGGGAGAAGATAGTTGATCCCGAGGAGATGCTGCAGCTGATCGGTCACTAA
- the FDXR gene encoding NADPH:adrenodoxin oxidoreductase, mitochondrial isoform X2, which produces MASAGRRASLGLKRWLSSQGLAPRVCVVGSGPAGFYTAQHILKHHDLARVDIYEKLPVPFGLVRFGVAPDHPEVKNVINTFTHTARSDRCAYYGNITVGRDVTVGELQQAYHAVVLSYGAEDNRVLGIPGENLSGVYSARAFVGWYNGLPENRDLKPDLSCETVLVLGHGNVALDVARILLSPLDLLRKTDITDSSLAALACSKVKRVWLVGRRGPLQVAFTIKELREMINLPGARPVLDPADFTGLGNAVKDAPRPRKRLTELMIKTALEKPGEKMVAARVAAAQAAAAREWGLRFQRSPQEVLPTADGRRARGVRMALTRLEGSGDSAKAIPTGEVEELECGLVLSSIGYRSLPLDPAVPFDPQRGVIPNSSGRVEGAPGLYCSGWVKRGPTGVIITTMNDSFDTAQSVLEDLQAGVLDVSVSREGFGAVGSILRSRGVRPVSFSEWEKIDAAEVARGKAAGKPREKIVDPEEMLQLIGH; this is translated from the exons ATGGCCAGTGCGGGAAGACGTGCCAGTCTGG GTTTGAAGCGGTGGCTGTCATCACAGGGCCTGGCTCCTCGTGTCTGCGTGGTAGGCAGCGGTCCTGCGGGGTTTTACACGGCTCAGCACATCCTCAAG CACCATGACCTGGCACGAGTGGATATCTATGAGAAGCTGCCTGTTCCTTTTGGGCTCGTCCGTTTTGGCGTGGCACCAGACCACCCTGAAGTAAAG AATGTAATCAACACGTTCACGCACACGGCGCGCTCGGACCGCTGCGCCTACTACGGGAACATCACGGTGGGCAGGGACGTCACGGTGGGAGAGCTGCAGCAGGCCTATCATGCCGTGGTGCTG AGTTACGGTGCTGAAGATAACCGGGTCCTGGGGATCCCAGGGGAAAATCTCTCTGGGGTTTATTCGGCCCGAGCGTTTGTGGGCTGGTACAACGGGCTGCCCGAGAACCGAGAT CTGAAGCCTGACCTGAGCTGTGAGACAGTGCTGGTTCTGGGCCATGGCAATGTGGCACTGGATGTTGCCCGGATTCTCCTGTCCCCACTGGATCTCCTCAGG AAgactgacatcactgacagctcCTTGGCAGCTCTTGCCTGCAGCAAGGTGAAGCGCGTGTGGCTCGTTGGGAGGAGGGGACCTCTCCAGGTTGCTTTCACCATCAAG GAGCTGCGGGAGATGATAAACTTGCCTGGTGCCAGACCTGTCTTGGACCCTGCTGATTTCACAGGCCTTGGAAATGCTGTTAAAG ATGCCCCCAGGCCCAGGAAGCGGCTTACTGAGCTGATGATCAAAACAGCCTTGGAGAAGCCCGGGGAGAAGATGGTGGCAGCACGGGTGGCGGCGGCACAGGCAGCGGCGGCCCGGGAATGGGGCTTGAGGTTCCAGCGCAGCCCCCAGGAGGTGCTGCCCACTGCTGACGGGAGGCGGGCGAGGGGCGTCCGCATGGCCCTGACCCGGCTGGAG GGCTCGGGTGACTCTGCCAAAGCCATCCCCACTGGAGAGGTGGAGGAGCTTGAGTGTGGACTGGTCCTCAGCAGCATCGGCTAccggagcctgcccctggacccGGCTGTACCCTTCGATCCTCAGCGCGGCGTCATCCCCAACAGCTCGGGCAGGGTGGAGGGTGCTCCAG GTCTGTACTGCAGCGGGTGGGTGAAGAGAGGACCCACAGGAGTCATCATCACCACCATGAACGACAGCTTTGACACTGCCCAGTCTGTGCTGGAGGACCTCCAGGCGGGCGTGCTGGACGTGTCTGTCTCCAGAGAAGGCTTCGGGGCCGTGGGGAGCATCCTACGCAGCCGAG GTGTCCGTCCTGTTTCCTTCTCGGAGTGGGAGAAGATAGATGCTGCCGAAGTGGCAAGAGGAAAAGCTGCTGGCAAACCCCGGGAGAAGATAGTTGATCCCGAGGAGATGCTGCAGCTGATCGGTCACTAA